Proteins from one Fundidesulfovibrio magnetotacticus genomic window:
- a CDS encoding PAS domain S-box protein, with translation MDLESQVRRLEEELAESRREAARHALAAKRLEAVTANALDAIVMMDASGRATCWNKAAERMFGWRADEVLGRDVHGLLAPSESVGRYLEHAVRFRETGQGPALGRVLELEARRRDGGALSVELTVAAVDMDGEWHALAVVRDVTERRRMEDALRASERRLAMLVETAGEGIWQLDADLRTVHVNGKMAGLLGVAAEDMLGRSYFDFVFPEDLPLARAKMRERARGVNDRYELRLRRPDGTGLWFLVSATALMGEAGAFGGVFGMFIDITERRRAEEALRQEKAFSDALVNSVPGLLYLYSSDGRLFYWNSRTEEATGYGPGELADMRLEDWFRGLPDELAKAEDAWKLVRSQGAAELETRLVMKDGTSRPFYLTAVSLELEGESYLIGIGTDLTALEHTRSALAEREAEFRLIFENNTDAIVWADAETGLVVDCNIAAERLFERSRKELIGLPQARLHPTDRAGQYRAAFRDFVEQGSVDLPDAEVETASGRRIPVELSATVADTGKRRIAQGIFRDVTAQRQSRRELVRNLEEKELLLREVHHRVKNNLQLVTSLVNLQFEGFDAPGAAEMARNVSGRIRSMALVHEQLYRSGDLSGIDMASYVEILAGELTRDTRATTRPSSCAWRWSPRFWASTRPSPAGCC, from the coding sequence GTGGATTTGGAGTCTCAGGTTCGACGACTTGAAGAGGAACTTGCGGAATCCCGGCGGGAGGCGGCCCGGCACGCCCTGGCCGCCAAGAGGCTGGAGGCCGTCACCGCCAACGCCCTGGACGCCATCGTGATGATGGATGCCTCGGGACGCGCGACCTGCTGGAACAAGGCGGCCGAGCGCATGTTCGGCTGGCGCGCGGACGAGGTGCTCGGGCGCGACGTGCATGGGCTGCTCGCGCCGTCCGAGTCCGTGGGGCGCTACCTGGAGCATGCGGTCCGCTTCCGGGAGACGGGCCAGGGGCCGGCCCTGGGCCGCGTTCTGGAGCTGGAGGCCCGGCGCAGGGACGGCGGGGCGCTCTCCGTGGAGCTCACCGTGGCCGCCGTGGACATGGACGGCGAGTGGCATGCTCTGGCCGTGGTGCGCGACGTCACGGAGCGCAGGCGCATGGAGGATGCCCTGCGCGCCAGCGAGAGGCGTCTGGCCATGCTGGTGGAGACAGCGGGGGAGGGCATCTGGCAGCTCGACGCGGACCTGCGCACCGTGCATGTGAACGGCAAGATGGCCGGGCTGCTGGGGGTCGCGGCCGAGGACATGCTCGGCAGAAGCTACTTCGATTTCGTTTTCCCGGAAGACCTGCCGTTGGCCCGCGCGAAAATGCGGGAGCGCGCCCGGGGGGTCAACGACCGCTACGAGTTGCGCCTGCGCCGCCCCGACGGGACCGGGCTGTGGTTCCTGGTGTCGGCCACCGCCCTCATGGGCGAGGCCGGGGCGTTCGGGGGTGTCTTCGGAATGTTCATCGACATCACCGAACGACGCCGCGCCGAGGAAGCCCTTCGCCAGGAGAAGGCCTTCAGCGATGCGCTCGTCAACAGCGTGCCGGGACTTTTATACCTCTATTCCAGCGACGGACGCCTGTTCTACTGGAACAGCCGGACGGAGGAGGCCACGGGCTACGGCCCCGGGGAACTCGCGGACATGCGCCTGGAGGACTGGTTCCGGGGCCTGCCGGATGAGCTGGCCAAGGCGGAGGACGCCTGGAAGCTCGTGCGTTCCCAGGGTGCGGCCGAGCTGGAAACGCGACTTGTGATGAAGGACGGCACGTCCAGGCCCTTCTACCTCACCGCCGTTTCGCTGGAGCTGGAGGGCGAATCCTACCTGATCGGCATCGGCACCGATCTCACGGCCCTGGAGCACACCAGGTCGGCCCTGGCCGAGCGCGAGGCCGAATTCCGCCTCATCTTCGAGAACAACACCGACGCCATCGTCTGGGCCGACGCGGAAACCGGCCTCGTGGTGGACTGCAACATTGCGGCGGAACGACTTTTTGAACGCTCCCGGAAGGAGCTGATCGGACTGCCCCAGGCCCGGCTGCATCCCACGGACAGGGCCGGACAATACCGCGCGGCGTTCCGGGATTTCGTGGAGCAAGGCTCCGTGGATCTGCCCGACGCCGAGGTGGAGACGGCATCAGGCAGGCGCATTCCCGTGGAGCTTTCCGCCACCGTGGCCGACACCGGCAAGCGCCGCATCGCCCAGGGCATCTTCCGCGACGTCACCGCGCAGCGGCAATCGCGCCGGGAACTGGTGCGCAACCTGGAAGAAAAGGAACTGCTGCTGCGTGAGGTGCACCATCGCGTGAAGAACAACCTCCAACTGGTGACGAGCCTGGTGAACCTCCAGTTCGAGGGCTTCGACGCCCCGGGGGCCGCAGAGATGGCCCGCAACGTCAGCGGGCGCATCCGCTCCATGGCCCTGGTGCACGAACAGCTCTACCGCTCCGGCGACCTCTCGGGCATCGACATGGCCAGCTACGTGGAAATCCTGGCGGGCGAGCTGACCCGCGACACGCGCGCGACGACACGCCCCTCGTCCTGCGCCTGGAGGTGGAGCCCACGTTTCTGGGCATCGACGCGGCCATCCCCTGCGGGCTGCTGCTGA
- the rimO gene encoding 30S ribosomal protein S12 methylthiotransferase RimO — translation MKDPIAVHTISLGCPKNLTDTELLLGGLPGPARPVDRPEDARLVLVNTCGFIRPAVEESVAEILDAAQALRGLDPKPLLAVAGCLVSRYGQELRDSLPEVDLWLSTHEIPDWPSRIANALSRAPSVAPKRLLTSPPSYAYLKISEGCRHACRFCTIPSIRGPLKSRPVRDLADEARHLLDSGRSELILVAQDLTAYGRDLGYEPGLRGLLKTLLPLKGLARLRLLYLYPAGLTPGLLDFLKDAGPPLLPYFDIPLQHAHPDVLQSMGRPFAKDPRRVVDLVRDRFPEAAIRTSLIVGYPGETRTHFEYLLRFVRETRFTHLGVFAFQAEEGTPAAKMPRQVGMKTRQARRDAVMAAQAEISEEWLEGFQGRELDVLVDAPHPEWPGLHVGRAWFQAPEIDGVTYVSGPGVKPGAMVRATVDDTKTYDLVALAG, via the coding sequence ATGAAAGACCCCATTGCCGTCCATACCATTTCCCTTGGCTGTCCCAAGAACCTCACGGACACCGAGCTGCTCCTGGGCGGACTGCCCGGACCCGCCAGGCCCGTGGACCGCCCCGAGGACGCCCGCCTCGTGCTCGTGAACACCTGCGGCTTCATCCGCCCCGCCGTGGAGGAGTCCGTGGCCGAAATCCTCGACGCGGCCCAGGCCCTGCGCGGGCTCGACCCCAAGCCGCTCCTGGCCGTTGCCGGGTGCCTCGTCAGCCGCTACGGGCAGGAGCTCAGGGACTCGCTCCCCGAGGTGGACCTCTGGCTTTCCACCCACGAAATCCCCGACTGGCCCTCGCGCATCGCCAACGCCCTGAGCCGCGCCCCCTCCGTCGCGCCGAAGCGGCTGCTCACCAGCCCCCCGAGCTACGCCTACCTCAAGATCAGCGAGGGCTGCCGCCACGCCTGCCGCTTCTGCACCATCCCCTCCATCCGGGGGCCGCTCAAAAGCCGCCCGGTCCGGGATCTGGCGGACGAGGCCCGCCATCTGCTGGACTCGGGGCGCAGCGAGCTGATCCTCGTGGCCCAGGACCTCACGGCCTACGGGCGCGACCTGGGCTACGAGCCCGGACTGCGCGGACTGCTGAAGACCCTCCTGCCCCTCAAGGGCCTCGCCCGGCTGCGCCTGCTCTACCTCTACCCGGCAGGCCTCACGCCGGGGCTCCTGGACTTCCTCAAGGACGCCGGGCCGCCGCTGCTCCCCTATTTCGACATCCCGCTCCAGCACGCCCACCCGGACGTGCTCCAGTCCATGGGCCGACCCTTCGCCAAAGACCCGCGACGCGTGGTGGACCTCGTGCGCGACCGCTTCCCCGAGGCGGCCATCCGCACGAGCCTCATCGTGGGCTATCCGGGCGAGACGCGCACCCACTTCGAATACCTCCTTCGCTTCGTGCGCGAGACGCGCTTCACCCACCTGGGCGTGTTCGCCTTCCAGGCCGAGGAGGGCACGCCCGCCGCGAAAATGCCGCGCCAGGTGGGCATGAAGACCCGCCAGGCCCGCCGGGATGCCGTCATGGCCGCCCAGGCCGAGATCTCCGAGGAGTGGCTGGAAGGATTTCAGGGGCGGGAACTGGACGTGCTCGTGGACGCCCCGCACCCCGAATGGCCCGGACTGCACGTGGGACGCGCCTGGTTCCAGGCCCCGGAGATCGACGGCGTCACCTACGTCTCCGGCCCCGGCGTGAAACCCGGGGCCATGGTGCGCGCCACCGTGGACGACACCAAGACCTACGACCTGGTGGCCCTGGCAGGCTGA
- the ubiE gene encoding bifunctional demethylmenaquinone methyltransferase/2-methoxy-6-polyprenyl-1,4-benzoquinol methylase UbiE, whose product MRDFEVRRMFDTIAGGYDMQNSVLSLRIDVLWRKRLARMLPADRPITVADVAAGTAEVSLEIVRQRPLSRVVGIDFTPAMLRVGHAKLARREPRGRVRLAAGDARRLPLRDASVDAVTIAFGIRNVQERAAALGEFFRVLKPGGRLLVLEFSLPDNALLRGLYRFYFDRVLPPFGNWLSRTDYAYSYLMESVHAFPDHQTFAAEIRDAGFADVDQTPLTGGIARIHSGVRPA is encoded by the coding sequence ATGCGCGATTTCGAAGTGCGGCGAATGTTCGACACCATTGCGGGCGGCTACGACATGCAAAACAGCGTGCTCTCGCTGCGCATCGACGTGCTCTGGCGCAAGCGTCTGGCCCGGATGCTTCCCGCGGACCGGCCCATCACGGTGGCCGACGTGGCGGCGGGCACGGCCGAGGTGTCCCTGGAGATCGTGCGCCAGCGCCCCCTGTCCCGGGTGGTGGGCATCGACTTCACCCCGGCCATGCTGCGCGTTGGCCACGCCAAGCTGGCCCGGCGCGAGCCGCGCGGCCGGGTGCGTCTGGCCGCCGGGGACGCCCGCCGCCTGCCCCTGCGCGACGCCAGCGTGGACGCCGTGACCATCGCCTTCGGCATTCGCAACGTGCAGGAGCGCGCCGCTGCCCTGGGCGAGTTCTTCCGGGTGCTCAAGCCCGGCGGGCGTCTCCTGGTGCTGGAGTTCTCCCTGCCCGACAACGCCCTGTTGCGCGGCCTTTACCGCTTCTATTTCGACCGCGTGCTGCCCCCCTTCGGCAACTGGCTCTCACGCACGGACTACGCCTACTCCTACCTCATGGAATCGGTGCACGCCTTCCCGGACCACCAGACCTTCGCCGCCGAGATCCGCGACGCGGGGTTCGCCGACGTGGACCAGACGCCCCTCACGGGGGGCATCGCGCGCATCCACTCGGGCGTGCGCCCCGCGTAG
- a CDS encoding M23 family metallopeptidase has protein sequence MGTENQDLNGSGAWNLANAWKLGDLLGGVADQERQEQFAGNVVRFMDAGGSPSGEGAQGQGGALPDARPETAHGLLSFVKAGAAGGETAQQADATPPGAASGQKAAGEPAAGQGQEVRGRVSGEVRGSADPSVLNREDWERLKGLDYRTQEVLRQQKERENWERLKGLDPETQKMIHGPVLPVGGSSMVITSPYGNRTDPKRGFHHGIDIRNKLGDPVYASRPGTVVNVLPDSMGNNQIVVDHGDYKYGAYVHSKPSVSVNDKVNPGDVLGTTDISGTSKGPHLHFSLFTHNRRDASYDPRTLFENNQYTYK, from the coding sequence ATGGGCACGGAGAATCAGGATCTGAACGGTAGTGGCGCCTGGAACCTGGCCAATGCCTGGAAGCTGGGCGATCTGTTGGGCGGCGTCGCCGACCAGGAGCGCCAGGAGCAATTCGCCGGGAATGTGGTTCGGTTCATGGACGCCGGGGGCAGCCCGTCAGGCGAAGGAGCTCAAGGACAAGGGGGCGCGCTCCCTGATGCGCGCCCGGAAACGGCTCATGGACTTCTTTCCTTCGTGAAGGCCGGGGCGGCAGGCGGGGAGACGGCGCAGCAGGCCGACGCCACGCCGCCCGGGGCGGCTTCCGGCCAGAAAGCCGCCGGGGAGCCTGCCGCCGGGCAGGGCCAGGAGGTGCGTGGACGCGTGAGCGGTGAAGTGCGCGGAAGCGCGGACCCCAGCGTGCTGAATCGGGAAGACTGGGAACGCCTGAAGGGGCTCGACTACCGGACCCAGGAAGTGCTGCGCCAGCAGAAGGAGCGGGAGAACTGGGAGAGGCTGAAGGGGCTCGATCCCGAGACGCAGAAGATGATTCATGGGCCCGTGTTGCCGGTTGGCGGATCGTCAATGGTGATTACCAGTCCGTACGGGAATCGCACGGACCCGAAGAGAGGGTTTCACCATGGGATCGACATCCGCAACAAACTCGGCGACCCTGTATACGCAAGCCGTCCAGGGACAGTCGTTAACGTCCTCCCTGACAGCATGGGGAACAATCAAATTGTTGTGGACCATGGGGACTACAAGTACGGAGCCTATGTTCATTCCAAACCATCCGTTAGCGTCAACGACAAGGTGAACCCTGGGGACGTACTGGGAACAACAGATATATCTGGAACTTCAAAAGGGCCGCACTTGCACTTTAGTCTATTCACACACAACAGAAGGGATGCATCCTATGATCCTCGCACATTATTCGAAAATAATCAGTATACCTACAAGTAG